The following nucleotide sequence is from Triticum dicoccoides isolate Atlit2015 ecotype Zavitan chromosome 7B, WEW_v2.0, whole genome shotgun sequence.
TGTTGTTTTACTTTGATTGATTCGAAATTGAAAATATTGGTAAGGCAGGTTTACCTAAAGCATTTACAGTgatctctctcaaaaaaaaaagcATTTACAGTGATTCACGTATTGATGCATTTCTGAGATGTTTAATTTGATGCTGTTTTTCTCCTTGAATTATGGACCATACAATTTTTTTGTTTGAAGTGTCCTGTTTGCATATTTTTATTATATTAATGTGACACTGATGTTTGTTGACTTTGCATCTGTGAAGTTCTTCTTTGCATAGTTAGTCCTAAGTTTAAGCTATTTTGCAGGGCCGGCAGGAGTTGGATTCACACCTCATGTTCTTACAGTTCAAGCTGGGGAGGTATAGTAATATTTGAACATTTGAACTTCCATGCTATACTCAATGATGTTTGAAGGATGAACTACTTTTAATCGGTTAATCTTATCCCATGCATCAAGATAAATGCTGCTGATGGTTATGTGCAATTTTTCTAGTTTACCCTCCCAATTCTGACCCTACAAATCTCAATCAACCTTCATATCCGATATCCTAGAGCACAAAATCCAGTCTGCATTAAGCCAATGTTATTTTGGCCAGGATTTCATGTTGTGCTTTAGAAGATTTATAATTTGATcataatttttatttattttacttattGATGCTTTGCGGGTTTGTGCctcctttttgtttttttttatGCTTTGCTATACATATTTTACCCTGCTGCATAACTTGGATGCTACATCGCCTTCCTCTAGAAAGTGTTAAGCTGGCGAGTTCTGTAGGTATCAGCACAGCTTTCCTCTAACTAACAAAGAATATATTGAACTCTGTTTTTCAGGATGTATCGTCAAAGATTATGTCATTTTCTCAGAATGGAACTCGTGCAGTTTGTGTTCTCTCAGCAAATGGTTCCATATCAAATGTAACACTTCGTCAAACTGGTACATCAGGTGGAACTGTAACATATGAGGTTTGTACTTTTAACCAGTTTGAAGTAGTTCAATCTGAATTAGTTACCAGGTTGTGGGCTGTTTGCAATAAAGCACGTAAGATGTTGTCATGAGGCAACGAGCAGTGCAAATTCCTGCATGGTTGTGGGGTTCAGTGTCCATGTACAATATACAATATGTCACTCACCAATGCTGATTATTTTTTGTTTCCTCCACAGGGCCGATTTGAGATACTGTCACTCTCCGGGTCGATCTTTGTAACGGACAACGGAGGCCAGCGTACCCGAACAGGGGGCCTCAGCGTTTCGTTGGCTGGTCCTGACGGTCGTCTCTTGGGTGGAGGGGTCGCAGGACTTCTCATAGCAGCTTCTCCAATCCAGGTATTGTTTTCTACCCCGCAATTTTTCATGTGCTAACAAAAGGAAAGTGCCAATGACATGAGATGCTCTAACTCTGTGCATATTTTCTCCTCACTGGATTTCAGCAAACGAGAATCATATCATTTACCAGTATTACTCGTGTTGTATGCAGATAGTAGTGGGAAGCTTCAATGCTGGTGGGAAAAAAGAGCCGAAGCCACAGGCTCCTCCTGAGCCCGTACCACTGAAGGTCGTTCCAAGCACTGGGATGGCGGCCAACAGCCCCCCTTCAAGAGGCACATTGAGCGAATCGTCTGGTGGCACCGCAAGCCCAAGACATCAAGGCTACGCCTCCAACAACAATAACCAGCCGCCGATCTTGTCCAGCATGCCCTGGAAATAACTCAGCATCCTTGACCGAATTCGGACATCGATAGACTGTTGGTGAACTGCCTCCCTGGCAGGAAGTAGAAATGTCACTTCTGTCTAACTAGCTCCCATTTAGTCGTATAAATCAGAAGTTTAATTAGGGAGCATTGTAGCTGGTATAAGTGGTAACTGCAGCTGCTGTGTAGGTCGTCTCAGCTTGAATTTCTGTGCCACTTAGTTGTTTATTGTTGTCTTGAGATGATGTATTTAGGTATGATCTTGTGACCCTATGAGGCGCTATGGAATAATCATGTTCTTATGTTCAGTCAATTTATGTAATTTTCATGTATGTCCTGCAAAAATTGTTTTGCCGGCTCACTTACCTGATTTGTTCAATGCCCCAAAAGCGATACAAGAATTTGACCAAGACGCAAgacaaaacttgtgccaaaacatAAGGTTACAAGCATATATAAGATCAACACAGCAATTGGCATTCTGTGGAACAAACGTTCTTTACAGCAGTATGCTACGTATAACCATTGGCTTCGGCGGGAGGCCACTATATTGCAACTCCAAACATTCTTTACAGCAGTATTCTAACCATTGGCTTCGGCAGCCACTATATTGCAGTTCCAGTTAGTTAAAGCCAACAATGACAGGTCGCCCTTCGAGCAACTCTGGCAGAATCACTAAAATCTCATCTCCATATTCGCTGAAAGGGCGACGTGTCAAAATTTATGGAGCCTAAAACAGGTGACTGAAACTCAGATTCGCTATAATATTGGGCTGCATATTGTATCTACCgtttgggacccacctgtcattgggaGAGACATATTCACCTTCTCCAAAACTCCCGACGTCTCTCTCTGCTCAAGTTCACCCTGATTCCTCTCTCCCACTCCCCGATCTCGAGTGTGGTGGCCGCTCTCTGCTCCATCCCCTACCCGTCGACTCCTCCCTCCCGCTCGGGCTCTACTGCCGACGCAGTGAGGCGCAACTCCACGAGGCCAACAATGGTGGGGACGTCGAGCTCGCTAACCGCAGCAAAATGAAGGGGAGCGCGTAGGCAACGTCAAAGATAGGGCCACGAGGTTGAGCAGCAATGTGGGATGGGTAGCAGCAATGGAATTGCACGTGCAGCGTCAAGGCGGGCTCAAGCCGGAGGTGGAACTTCCCTCACGCCAGAAATCCCAGCGTCAAGGCGGGCTCAAGCCGGAGGAGGAACTTCCCTCCCGCCAGAAATCCCATGGATGAACACCCTCCGAAATCTTCCCCTGCCTCCAAATACACAGGCTGGAGGGGAGAATATGGAGTGCCTTCCGAATTTTTTGTTGAATAGCGATCCATATGACGGTTATTATGGAGGGAAAGGGTATACAGCCATTCGGCTAGAGTTGGTCGGCCAACCAAGATAATTTTGAAAGATTATACTATTCCAACAAAAATAATCTTGATTGAATTTGATTCTCAGTCCTTGGACGTTACACTCTTCTACATAACCAAGTGTCCGGATTTCCTGGTAAATATGAGGCCTGCACTATATCATCAAACGTTCAAAGCCATGATCTCATGCATGGGAGTGATCAGAAACATCAGTGCGAGCTACCGAAGGAGGGGTAAGCTCTCCACTCGTGCTGACCTGACGTCATCGCAGTCACAACATGATCTTCCTAGCTGTGAACCAATAGAATAGGAATGAGATATATGTCAAAGAACAAAACACGAGGTGAGTCAGAAAAGCAAGAGCTGAGCCAACCTAAGGCACACTATTGTTGTTTTGTCAAGAAGATCCTGTTGACAACATCTAAAGGGAGGGCGTAGGCAGGATCGATAGGCTTCACTCCAGGATACTCCATCAATGAAAGCCCTGTTTTTGCAAGAGGCTAACTAATTCAGCAAGGAGTTTATGACTTTGAATCATTCGAATAGCATACTGCAAGATCCCTGTGGTTAACTACTGTACTATGGGAGGAAGTAATATAAATACCTGCAACTCCAAAGTACGTGTGGTAGATATCGACCGCATTATCTGGTCTATCAGAAATTCCACCATTTTCCTTGTCCTGCCAACGTAAATAGTTATGACAATATATACGGTAAATGGAGAAAATTGATCTTTTAGATGATGGGAGTAAGAAGTTGGACACATAATTATCAGAATTTCAGAGCAAGAATCACGAGCAGTTACCTGACAGTTCAATATGAACTTTGCAAGTTTTTCCTTGTCAATCCAGTGCACTCTATCAATAATTATCAAGCTTGATAACACCCACCATGAATAGCACACCTATTGCGAGCAGTTCAATTAAATCTATGGTACAGTGAGAAATGCAAAAGGTGCACAATCTGAGAAAGCAGTCAATCTCACATCAGCAAGTTTCTCAGGACGCCCATTGAGCCCTCCATCTCTACACTGGCGCTCACAAAGCCACCATCCAAGGAGATCTCTATCAATGTGATGCAAAGAGCCGGTGATTGCGAGAGCACCAACACAACAGAATACTGCACGGAATGGATACATGTTTTCAGGTTATCTGGCCGCTATAAAGTGACAACTTGGAGAGAAATAAAAAGATCAAGGAAATAATCTTGTGACAATGCAAATTTCAGGTCATCATAGGAGTGCCACAATAATAATCATAGCAAATTGATTGGATAAATAGTAAATATCTTGCATTTTCCTGAAGGAAATGTTTTTTACGTTTGTACAACCAACAGCGTAGACAAGAACCAACAGCGTAGACAAGAATAATCAATTCTATCCCTCTTGTTCTTCCGGAATACAGATAGAAATACAAATAGACGATCTGACATGAATCTGATAAGGCATCATACTAGAACACTTGGAATCGATGGACTTTCAGTAGGATCTATTTTATTGACAAAATTACAGTTCTACTCAGGTACAATAGCAGTATGATTTGAGAGTAAAATCAAGATAATACATACTCTGCCCAGCATGAGACTCCCCTCCTGGCATAGCCCCAAATCCGCCGTCCAAGTTCTTACAGCTAACAATATATTCTACAGCCTTGTCCACATTAATTTTGTGCAGACGATGCAGTAATGACAAGGTACATATGGAAATATACGAGAACCTACAAGATATATATTACATTCATATTAGTAGCTCACACAGATGCTGCATTCAAAGAAAACACATGGGAACTCAAAAAGAACAGTTAAGTTTTTTACCTAGTATCAACTTCACCCCAAATATCACCAGAAAATGACCCATCCTCATTTTGAAGTCCAGTAATATCTGACACAATTTAGATAGGAAAAAGAACAGTGTACCAGATTTCAAGCTCAGGGTGCGGCCGTTTCAATTCATTCAGAAAACTAAAGGCTTGCAGAAGCTTCCAATGTTATTACTACTTCCCCATTTCATGATATACAGCATGCAATTTAAGTCGAGCGACAAGGTAATCAAATACCTAGAACTGGCTAATGTAGCAGATTAGTGTACCACAAATTTACTGTGTCACAGCCACACATAATCGATCATctaccaagtactatctcatatgGCATTGTATTCCGAGCAGTTTTAACATGATCCCTCTTACCTCCTCCTTTCATACGAGGGAAGAGTATAAAATACTAGATCTGAGCCGTTGATTTCATTAAGTAGTGGGTCTAAGtaactcttaccttcttacctcCCATGTGAAAAGAAGAGGTAAGAGGGACCATGTTAAAATTGCTCTTGTATTCCGGATGCAGCAGCAGACTAAAATTTTGACATGCTGCACTTAGTCAGGAAATTAGCGGATCATGGTTCATATAGATGCTAAGCTGCAAATTAACATAACTTCATAAAGCCATCCACATTTCAAGATGAAATGTTTTTCTCCTTCACTGCTGAGAGAAAAAGTAATGTAAATGCAACACAATATTTCAGCTTTCTTACTGGTAATTCAGGGAAATCAAGCGGCTCCAAAACAAGATGAGAGATTTGACTACAACCATTAGGACGCCGCTAACCTAACATTCACAAAACTGCTACAGCAGGAGCAGCATGAAGCTCACTGAAGATCTTGAAAAGGATACAATCAGCAATTTTGTCTGCATCAACAACATCGAGCCGATCGAAGAGGCAGAGGACCTGCACGGCGCTGAGCGTGTAGAGGACATGCGGGTCGTGCCCAACGTTCCCCCCGAACCCACCTGCACAGCCACATCCCAAGAAGACATACAACCGAATCATTCAAGAACCGAGGATCCGAATCGACAAAACCAAGGCTTCCCCCTGCAGTCAAAGTACCAGATTCCGGGTGGTAGCACGACATGATCCAGTCGACGACCTCGGCGGCGTCCACGGCGTGAAGCTTGTGGAGGAGGTCGAGCGTGGTGAGGCCCCAGTAGGCGCCGCTGGCCCGGAGGTGCTCCATCACCAGCGACTCGAACGAGTCCTTCTTCTGCGGCAAACGGCGAGGAGGACGGATGAGTTGTCGCCGGAGACGGTTCGCATCCGAGAGGGGGTATGGGTTGGGTGGGTGGTTGCTTACCTTCTCCGCGGTGACGATGTAGCGGACGTGCTTCTCCGCGGCCAGCTCCCCCTCTTCACccatggcttcctcctcctcgctttGCTTGGTTAGCGATGCTCCGTCGACGACTGCTGTGCTCTTCGCCGCGAGCGTGGTGGATTCAGGGGAATCAGGGGCCCGAGCGGATGGGTTACTGGGCTAGGCGGGCCTGTGGTATGGATTGTTCGGCGAGATGGGCCTCGTGGATCCATGACGCGTTTGGTAACCTGCACCAGCTAGGTGGAAACCACTAATTGCACAGGTTACTTCAACCTCCACAGGTTgtgtgcgtcacttgtcgcaacataatattttttctttttttatatatcaGTTTTTTTGGAAcagtttattcaaaacattttatctcttaaaccgtgcgtttcAATCTCAAACTGTTTTCACAGTTGGATTTCTCACGTCAAGATCttcaaactagatcccatgttgataggttttgacaaaaaaaatcatgaaaaaaccGAAAGAAAAAACTGAACTAGAAGCATGTTTTTTTTTAAGTAGGCACGactgtgcctcttgcggaagcaaatccATGCCTCCACTAGAAACAAATATGTgcatctcgtgaaagaaaaaacatgttttttcattTTGAAAAGGCACGATCGTGCCTCTCGcggtagaaaaagaaaaaaaatgcatttttttactATTTCTAAGAGGCACGTCCGTGCCACTCTCGGAAGCAAATGTGTCTCTCGTGAAAGTAAAAAACCCACGTATTTTTCGTTTTCGaggggcacgaccgtgcctctagcAGAAGGAAATTTGTGCCTctcacagaaacaaaaaggaagaaAACGCGTTTTTCGCACAATTTTTTTTTGAGAATATTTTTTTATTCAAAATCTAGGAAACACCGCTGGAAAACCAAAAGGCCGAAAACCCTCAAAAAACCATCTAAAAAGCCAAAAAAGtgtgcagaaaaataaataaaaaacaaaatttGAAGGGTGCGCCCAGAGCACAACACATGGCGGTGGCTGAGAGCACGACACGTGGTGACGGCTGAGAGCGCTGTGGCGCGCTCTTAGCACCCCCAGGTGACTGTTAGAGGCTCTCGAAGGATCACTCGTTAATTAGACACTTCCTTGGTAGGTTGGGCTACATCAGATTCTTGCATAGCACGGTTCTTAAAGCACCTCCCAGCCAGGCCCGCTAGGAACGGTTGATTCGGCTGTTTCAGCAAGCCAGGCTCGAGCGATGCAGGAGGGGAGGGGAATGCGATGCTGACCTCCCACGTCCACGGAGATTGCGCGAGCTCACACGTCTCCGAACAAGCGATGGGAGGAATTGGCGTCAACAGCCGAATCGGGCGCCACATATAGCCAGCCTCACCTCTCCCCCAAATTCCTGCCACCATTCCCCCCTCACGAGCTTCCCGTCCTGCGTAGATCGCCAACAAAGACCAGGTAAGCGGTGCTCCTGCTTCGGCGTTGGTTGATGGCAGCGGCGATTCGAGTCTTCTTCTCCGTCATGTCCCGCGCCCCTTCGAGCTCCTCTGATGGCGTCTGTGAGTTCAGCCACCCCTCCTATGTACTCGTTCTAACTAGATCTGTGAGCATGTGGTAGGGTTTGATCTATGACCATCTTCTCGTATTGTACAACGTCGATCTATATGAATGTTATGTTCTGATAGCTAGAGGTGATGGTTTGTAGCATGATAGAAGTTGTTTCCATACCAGCAAGGATTAATAGCTATTGGTGATGGATTGCTAGCATGCTTGATGTGCACTATGCTAGTTTGCAAGCATGTGTGGTACTTTATTGAACTGCTTGATATGATTTGAGCTGATGTGTTGAATAGATCATCTATCTGTACATGTGTAGTGTTCGTTCATACTATCCATATGTagtgtttgaaggaaatatgccctagaggaaataataaagttgttaattttatatttccttatatcatgataaatgtctattgttcatgctagaattgtattaaccggaaacttgatagatgtgtgaatacatagacaaaacaccgtgtccctagtatgcctctacttgactagctcgttgatcaaagatggttaagttttctagccatggacatgtgttgtcatttgatgaacaagacccatctgttagcttagcataatgatcgttcagttttattgctactgctttcttcatgtcaaatacatattcctccgactatgagattatgcaactcccggacaccggaggaatgccttgtgtgctatcaaacatcacaacgtaactgggtgattataaagatgctctacaggtatctccgaaggtgtttgttgggttgggggtgattataaagatgctctacatgtatcaccgaaggtgtttgttcggttggcatagatcgagattaggatttgtcaatccgagtatcagagaggtatctccgggccctctcgataatgcacatcacatgaagccttgcaagcaatgtgactaatgagttagttacgggatgatgcactacgaaacgagtaaagagacttgccggtaacgagattgaactaggtatgaagatatcgacgattgaatctcgggcaagtaacataccgatgacaaagggaataatgtatgttgacattgcggttcgaccgataaagatcttcgtagaatatgtgggaaccaatatgagcatccaggttgcgctattggttattgactagagaggtgtctcggtcatgtctacatagttctcgaacctgtagggtccgcacgcttaacgttcgatgatgatatgtattatatgaggtatgtgttttggtgaccggaggttgttcggagtcccggatgagatcatggacatgacgaggagtctcgaaatggttgagaggtaaagattgatatattggaaggttaaatTCGGACACATGAATGGTTCCAGAGTGGTtatggtatttttcggagtaccgaggggttaccNNNNNNNNNNNNNNNNNNNNNNNNNNNNNNNNNNNNNNNNNNNNNNNNNNNNNNNNNNNNNNNNNNNNNNNNNNNNNNNNNNNNNNNNNNNNNNNNNNNNNNNNNNNNNNNNNNNNNNNNNNNNNNNNNNNNNNNNNNNNNNNNNNNNNNNNNNNNNNNNNNNNNNNNNNNNNNNNNNNNNNNNNNNNNNNNNNNNNNNNNNNNNNNNCATaggggagaggaggcaggccacaagaggtgcccccccatggcagtccgaattgtacaagggggagggggtgcgggccccctttccttctccctctctctctccctccacttccctctttccccctcctttggaaaggaagggggcgactaggactaggagtcctagttggactccccgcacttgggcgcgccctaggccagccctctcccctctccctcctttatatacgggggcagggggcaccccaaagcacaatagttgtttcttagccgtgtgcggtgcccccctccaccttttactcctccggtcattttgtcgtagtgcttaggcgaagccctgcgcagataacATCACCATCAccgacaccacgccgtcgtgctgacggaactcacctccTTCGTACCTCTACTGGATCAGGAGTTtgagagacgtcatcgagctgaatgtgtgcagaactcggaggtgtcgtacgttcggtacttgatcggttgatttgagaagacgttcgactacatcaaccgcgttaagttaacgcttccactttcggtctacaagggtacgaggacacactctccccctctcgttgctatgcatctcttggatagatcttgcgtgagcgtaggaatttttttgaaattgcatgctacgtttcccaacagtggcatccgagccaggtttatgcgtagatggtatgcacgagtagaacagaaagagttgtgggcggtgatcgtcatactgcttaccaccaatgtcttattttgattcggcggtattgttggatgaagcggcccggaccaaccttacacgaccacattcatgagaccggttccaccaacggacatgcaactagttttgcat
It contains:
- the LOC119341475 gene encoding AT-hook motif nuclear-localized protein 10-like, which produces MEVRSEQGLMAGRDLFGLPKSQPAPAPAAPAAPPSSAAMQSVRMAYTADGTPVFAPVSSAVAPPGYQPAGSAAPAHGSSMSAARAAGGNGVAAPPGMGEPSAKKKRGRPRKYGPDAAMSLALVTVPTAAGSTGVTQGASGRPFSPTLPGNFVPSASPDGGKKRGRPKGSTNKPRVDGAGPAGVGFTPHVLTVQAGEDVSSKIMSFSQNGTRAVCVLSANGSISNVTLRQTGTSGGTVTYEGRFEILSLSGSIFVTDNGGQRTRTGGLSVSLAGPDGRLLGGGVAGLLIAASPIQIVVGSFNAGGKKEPKPQAPPEPVPLKVVPSTGMAANSPPSRGTLSESSGGTASPRHQGYASNNNNQPPILSSMPWK
- the LOC119339828 gene encoding geranylgeranyl transferase type-2 subunit beta 1-like isoform X2 — encoded protein: MGEEGELAAEKHVRYIVTAEKKKDSFESLVMEHLRASGAYWGLTTLDLLHKLHAVDAAEVVDWIMSCYHPESGGFGGNVGHDPHVLYTLSAVQVLCLFDRLDVVDADKIADYITGLQNEDGSFSGDIWGEVDTRFSYISICTLSLLHRLHKINVDKAVEYIVSCKNLDGGFGAMPGGESHAGQIFCCVGALAITGSLHHIDRDLLGWWLCERQCRDGGLNGRPEKLADVCYSWWVLSSLIIIDRVHWIDKEKLAKFILNCQDKENGGISDRPDNAVDIYHTYFGVAGLSLMEYPGVKPIDPAYALPLDVVNRIFLTKQQ
- the LOC119339828 gene encoding geranylgeranyl transferase type-2 subunit beta 1-like isoform X1, whose translation is MGEEGELAAEKHVRYIVTAEKVSNHPPNPYPLSDANRLRRQLIRPPRRLPQKKDSFESLVMEHLRASGAYWGLTTLDLLHKLHAVDAAEVVDWIMSCYHPESGGFGGNVGHDPHVLYTLSAVQVLCLFDRLDVVDADKIADYITGLQNEDGSFSGDIWGEVDTRFSYISICTLSLLHRLHKINVDKAVEYIVSCKNLDGGFGAMPGGESHAGQIFCCVGALAITGSLHHIDRDLLGWWLCERQCRDGGLNGRPEKLADVCYSWWVLSSLIIIDRVHWIDKEKLAKFILNCQDKENGGISDRPDNAVDIYHTYFGVAGLSLMEYPGVKPIDPAYALPLDVVNRIFLTKQQ